CAACTTGCCAAGGGTCATGATCTCCTCGATTACCCAGGCCGAAATTCTGATTGCCCTTGTGGTGGCTGCCCACGCCGGCGTGCTCGCCGTGCGCCTGGCGGTGAGTCTCTACAAGGCCTGATCCCGCAGCCAGCGGGTCGGATCCCTTGGCACATCGATCAAGCTCTGCTACAAGCAGGGTCGATCGGAGCGCCAGCGTTGACCAGCACACCCGTTCGCGCCGCGAGTCGCTCATCCCAGCGGCCTAAAGGGGGACGCCAGTCATCCCGGGTTGAGTCCGCCAAGGCGTCAGGTCCACGGGCGGTGCCCTTGCATGCGCTGCCCGCCTTTGGAGACGTGGCCCTCAGCCCCCAGGCCACAGGCGAGCGAGTGGCCGCCTGTGGCCTCTCCAGCGAGCGACGGGAACTGCTCTGCAGCGTGATCGGATTGTCCGTGAAGCTGGGACTGTCCTGCGTGGTGGTGGTCAGCCTTTTCCGCATCGCCGGCGCCTACCAGGAACGCCTGGATCGCAACGGTGAGCTCTCCGCCATTCTTGACATTGAGAACGCCAAACTCACCAAGGCCCAGGAGCGTTTCGACAGCCTGTTTGCCACCAATGGTGAACAGCGCCTGATCGGCGAGCAGAACCAGTGGATCGCCCCCAACCGTCTGCGGGTGGTCTGGCAGCAGCTCCAACGGAGCCCATTTCCGTCTGTTGAGCACGTTCCCGGCCAGGCCGGGAAGGCCACCCTGCGTCCTTAGGTTGAGGCTTCCGTCACTGTCACGGTTGCCATGCCCGCCGAGCCATCGACCAGCCCCTCCACGGCCGCAGCCAGCGGCGGGGGCGATGCCGGCAACGTTCTCATCACAGGCACCACTTCAGGGGTGGGCCTCAACGCTGTCAAGGCCCTGGTGGATCGGGGTTGGACGGTGGTCACCGCCAACCGCGACCCGGTCCGTGCAGCGGCGGCAGCCAACGCCCTGGGCATCTCGCCCGAGCACCTCCATCACCTGCGCATTGACCTGGGCGACCTCAACAGCGTGCGGATCGGTGTCGAAGCCCTGGTGAATTCCCTGGGGTTTCCCCTCGACGCCCTGGTGATCAACGCGGCGGTCTACAAGCCCCAACTCAAGGAGGCAGAACGCTCGCCCCAGGGCTATGAGATCTCGATGGCCACCAATCACTTCGGCCATTTCCTGCTCATCCAGATGCTGCTCGAAGAGCTCGAGCGCTCAAGCCACCCCTCCCGGCGCGTGGTGATTCTGGGAACGGTGACGGCCAACTCCAAGGAGCTCGGGGGCAAGATCCCGATCCCCGCCCCTGCCGATCTCGGCGATCTCTCCGGCTTTGAGAAGGGCTTCAGGGCGCCGATCGCGATGGCCAACGGCCAACCCTTCAAGCCCGGCAAGGCCTACAAGGACAGCAAGCTCTGCAACATGATCACCACCCAGGAGCTGCACCGCCGGCTGCACGACTCCACGGGAATCGTGTTCAGCTCGCTCTACCCAGGCTGCGTTGCCGACACGCCTCTGTTCCGCAACACCCCGCGGCTGTTCCAGAAGATCTTCCCCTGGTTTCAGAAGAACATCACCGGCGGCTACATCACCCAGGCCCTGGCCGGGGAGCGGGTGGCCCAGGTGGTGGCCGATCCCGAGTTTGCTGTTTCTGGGGCCCACTGGAGCTGGGGCAACCGCCAGAAGAAAGGGGGCAAGCAATTCCTCCAGGAGCTCTCCGAAAAAGCCAGCGATCCCCGCACCGCCCAGCGCACCTGGGCTCTTTCGATGAAGCTGGTGGGCTGGCCTGAGCCGGCCCCTCCCTTGCCTTTGCCTCTGGGGGATTCAGTCGAATCCCAGCAGGTCAAAGATGTCGCGGTCCTTCAGTGATTCAGCCTCCAGAGGCTCGACGTCGTTGAGCATCTTGCTGGCCAGGCTCAGGTATTCCTGCTGCACCGCATCCACCTCCGGGCTGCTTTCCATTTCGAAGATGGTGCATTTCTTCAGCCGCGAACGGCGGATGGCGTCCACGGTCTTGAAGTGGGCCATGGTGCGCAGGCCAGTGCGCTCGTTGAACTTGTCGATCTGATCGGTCTCCTCGGAGCGGTTGGCGATCACGCCGCCGAGGCGCACCTTGTAGTTCTTGGCCTTGGCATTGATCGCCTGCATGATCCGGTTCATCGCAAAGATCGAATCGAAATCATTGGCGGTCACGATCAGGCAGTAGTTGGCGTGCTGGAGAGGAGCGGCGAAGCCACCGCAGACCACATCGCCCAGCACATCGAAGATCACCACATCGGTGTCTTCCAGCAGATGGTGCTCCTTGAGCAGCTTCACGGTCTGCCCGGTGACGTAGCCGCCACAGCCGGTGCCGGCCGGCGGACCCCCCGACTCGACGCACATCACCCCGTTGTAGCCCTCAAACACGAAGTCTTCAGGTCGCAGTTCCTCGGTGTGAAAGTCCACGGTTTCGAGGATGTCGATCACCGTGGGCACCATCTTCTTGGTGAGGGTGAAGGTGGAATCGTGCTTGGGATCACAGCCGATCTGCAGCACCCGTTTACCCAGCTTCGAGAAAGCGGCTGACAGGTTCGACGAGGTGGTGGATTTGCCGATGCCGCCCTTGCCGTAGACGGCGATCACCAGGGCACCTTCCTCGATGGCCATGCCGGGCTCCTGATGCACCTGCAGGCTGCCTTCCCCGTCTTCCCGGGGGTTGCTGGGGCCGGTGGTCGCAGGCGGAATGAGTGTGGAGGTCATGGGGTAACGAATGGGGAAGGAAGGCCGACAACCCGGCGGATCACTCGTAAGCGAACAGCCTGATCAAGGCAGATCGCGGTTGTCGGGGGAACACGCAAACCGACACATCGGCGGCGTTGAAGGGATCAGCGGCTGAATTGGATCAGCGGCTGAAGTGGGCCTTGGCGTCGTAGAGGGTTTCGGCATCGATCAACGCCAGACCCCGCTCTCTGGCAAAGGCTTCGGTGTTCTTACGAACTTTGCCCCGCACGAAGAAGGGGATCTTTGCCAGCTCCGCCTCCCCGTCCGGCATCCAGCTGGGCTCTCCGGGCACCGTTGGCGGCGCCTGGATCGCCACCGCCGTGGCCGTGGTCGCCTCCCGCTCGAGGCCTGGCGCGGCGGCATCCCCAGGGGGGGGCTGATCCACCGCGGGGGCCATCGAGGGTGCCCCATCCCCCAGGTGGCTGCGGTGGCCGTCCACGAACTCGAAGTCGTGGCGGAACATCCCGATCAGATGCTCCTCCAGCCCCATCATCAGCGGGTGCACCCAGGAATCGAAAATCACGTTGGCCCCCTCCCAGCCCATCTGGGGGGCGTAGCGGGCCGGCACGTCCTGGACGTGCAGCGGAGAGCTGATCACCGCGCAGGGCAGGCCGAGCCGCTTGGCACTGTGGCGCTCCATCTGGGTGCCGAGCACCAGCTCAGCGGCCGCCTCACCCATGGCCTTCTCCACCGCCAGGTAGTCGTCGGTGATCAGGGCCTCCAGGCCGAGTTCGGCCGCGGCGGCCCGCACCTCCCGGGCCTGCTCGCGGCTGTAGCTGCCCAGCCCCACCACCTGGAAGCCGAGTTCCCTCGAAGCGATCCGGGCGGCGGCGATGGCATGGGTGGCATCGGCGAAAATGAACACCCGCTTGCCGGTGAGGTAGGTGGAGTCGACGGAGCGGGAGTACCAGGGCAGCCTGGACCTTCGTTCGGCCTCACTCGGACGGCCATCGGTGGCCTGAAGCTCGGCCGGAAGTTCAAGGTCGAGAACGGCATGCAGCTCCCGCAGGAAATCGGCAGTGGCACCGATGCCGATCGGCACCGTGCGCACCACCGGCAGGCCGAAGCTGCGCTCCAGCCAGCTGCAAGCCGGCCCCGCCACCTCCGGGTAGAGGCAGACGTTGGCATCGGCGCTGGGTAGGCGAATCAGATCCGCGGGCCGGGCCCCCAGCGGCGCCACCACGGCCACATCAATGCCGTGCTGCCCCAGCAGACGGGTGATCTCCAGCACGTCGTCGCGGCAGCGGAAGCCCAGCAGGCTGGGACCCAGCAGGTTGACCCGGGGCCGGCGGCCCTCCGCGCGCCAGCGGGAGGGGGAGGGTTTGGCCGTACCCGGCGGGGGCATCTGGTCTTTCAGCAGGGTGCGCACCAGCTGGTAGAAGGTCTCGGCCGCCCCCCAGTTCTCCTTCTTGGAGTAGGCCGGCAATTCCAGACTCACCATCGGCACGCCCAAGTTCATGCCGGCGGCCAGGGCGCCGGGCTGGTCCTGGATCAGCTCAGCGGTGCAGCTCTCGCCCACCAGCAGCGCCTCCGGGCGGAAACGGGCCACCGCCTCCCGGATCGAGCGCTGCACCAGCTCGGCGGTGTCACCACCGAGGTCGCGGGCCTGAAAGGTGGTGTAGGTGACGGGAGGTCGCCGTCCCCGCCGCTCGATCATCGTGAACAGCAGATCGGCATAGGTGTCGCCCTGGGGGGCATGGAGTACGTAGTGCACCCCCTCCATCGAAGTGGCGATGCGCATCGCGCCCACGTGGGGGGGGCCTTCGTAGGTCCAGAGGGTGAGTTCCATGGGGACGTCAGGAGAGCTGCAGCAGAGCACGGCGCCGCAAGGGCCGGGCGAAGAGTTCGGCCAGGTCGCCGGCCTGGTCACAACCATGGATTGGGCTGAACACCAGCTCGATCGACCACTTGGTGGCGATGCCTTCGGCCTCAAGCGGATTGGCCAGCCCCAGACCACAGAGCACCAGGTCGGGACGGGCGGCCCGTACCCGCTCCAGTTGCCGGTCCACATCCTGCCCCTCGCTGAGTTGGGTGCCGGCGGGAAGCAGGGCCAGATCGGCCGCCATCAGCAGGCGATCAAGGTAGGGGGTCCCCACCTCCACCAGCTCCATGCCGCATTCGCGGGCCAGAAAGCGGGCCAGGGGAATCTCCATCTGGGAATCCGGCAGCAGGAACAAGCGCTTGCCTGCGAGCACCTGCCGATGGGGCTCGAGGGCCCGGCGGCCCCGCTCCACCAGGGGATCGAGCACCTCAACAAAGCGGGCGGAAGGCACCCCGAAGGCCCCAGCAGCAGCCGCCATCCAGTCGCGGCTGCCTTCCACGCCGAAGGGGTAGGGCGCCTGCAGCAGGGTGGCTCCCCGGTGCTGAAGAGCCCGGGCCGTAGCGCTCAGAAAGGGCTGGGCCAGCAGCACCCGGGTTCCCTTGCCCACGGGCGGCAGGTCGGTGGAACGCCGCGGCGGCAGGCAGCGGACTGTGGTGATGCCCATCCGCTCGAAGATGAGCCGGAAGCGATCCTCCACCGCATCGGCCAGGGTGCCGACGATCAGCAGCTGCTCCTCGTCGCTGCTGGCCATCAGGGGCATCATCGCCAGCAGGGCGTTGTCTTCCCCCTGGGTGAAGGTGGTCTCGATGCCGCTGCCGGAATAGTTGAGCACCCGCACCCGGCCGAGCAGCTGGGCGGACAGCCGTTCGGCCGCCTTGGCCAGATCAAGCTTGATCACCTCACTGGGGCAGGAGCCCACCAGGAAGAGAGTGCGGATCTCGGGCCGGCGTTCCAGCAGATCCTTCACCAGACGGTCGAGTTCCTCGTTGGCATCGGCCAGGCCCGCCAGGTCGCGTTCACCGAGGATCGCCGTGCCGAAGCGCGGCTCGGCGAAGATCATCACGCCGGCGGCCGATTGGACCAGGTGGGCGCAGGTGCGGGAGCCCACCACCAGGAAGAACGCGTCGGGCATGCGGCGGTGCAGCCAAACAATCGAGGTGAGACCGCAGAACACCTCCCGCTGGCCGCTCTCCTTGAGCAGCTCGGGGGGCGGCAGCTGAGCCGGAGACACGCTCATCGGCGTGACCTTCCATGGGGGAGAGAGCGTTCACAACTAAGGGAGCACGGGGCCATTCGGTTCAAGGTTCTCGTTGTCTTCGGAATCAGTTGAGTGAATTTAAGGCGACGGAGGCATGCTGCCGTTCCTTATGACGCAGCCAACGCCAGAACAACCCGCTGCAGATCAGAGCGGCCACCAACCCCACCAGGGTGGAGCCGAGCATCAGGCGGCTGGTCAACGCCCAGCCCAGGGACATTGGATCTGGATGGGAGAGGATGTCCCCCCCGGGCCAAGCGGGGCCAGGCCCCAGCAACAGGCTGCCCACCTGAAAATTGAGGAAGTAGATCGGCAGCGAAGTGAACGGGTTGCTGACCCAGGTGCCCGCCGCCGCCAGCAGATGGTTGCCGCGCACCAGGCTCGCCAGGGCGATGCCGAGCAGGGTCTGCAGACCGAAGAAGGGGAAACAACCGATGAAGACCCCGGCCGCCAGGCCGCGGGTGCGCTGGCCGCGGCTGCCCTCCTGACGCCACAGCCAGAGCAGCAGTCGCCTGGCCTTCCAGAGCCACACCTTGGCCGGCAGGTGCCGCCTGAACCGTGACCGGCGCCGCCCAGGTCTCATCCGGGCAGGATCACGCGGTCGATCACATGCACGATGCCGTTGTCGCAGACGATGTCGGCGGACACCACCGTGGCGTTCTTGACCTCGAAGGGTTCAGCGCGGCGAATCGGCACAGGTGCGCCCTCAAGGCTCTCCCACTCGGGCTGATCGATCAACTCCGCGCGCGTGTGCGCCCCAGAGAGAACGTGAAATTTCAAGATCCGAGCCAGTTGGGGCACGTTATCCACCAGCGTCTGCACCGTGCCCGGAGGCAGGGCGGCGAAGGCCTCGTCGACGGGGGCGAACACCGTGAAGGGACCGGGGCTCTCAAGGGCACCGGTGAGACCCGCCACTTCAACGGCGGTGAGCAGGGTGCCGAAGCAGCCGGCTCCCTTGGCGGTTTCGATGATGTTGGCCATGGGGGGATCTCCTAGCGGTAGTCCTGGGTCTGGATCTGGGGCAAGCGTGCCTCGGGCCGAATGAAACGGTCCATCTGAGCCTCGAAAAACTTCCGGTTCGCCATCAGGTGCTCCGGATCGGTGTCGTCGAGGGGGTAGAGCAGCGCACAGCGCAGGGCCTGGATCACCGCAGAGGTGACGTTGTACATGGAGCGCTGGAAGGTGACACCCAGCTGGATCAGGATGTCGGCCTCACCGCGCTTGTGCTGGTCGTAGAGCTCCGTGAGGTAGGGCGGCAGGAAATGCAGCATGTCCTGCATCAGCAGCGTGGGGGGGATGCCCGCCGAGCCCACGGGGAAGACATCGGCATAGAGGATGCCGTAGTGGAAGTCGGCCTGCACTTCGGGCACCTGGCCGGCCTGGGCGTTGTAGCTCTTGGTGCCCCGGAACGGCGCCGTGCGGTAGAAGACGGCCTCCACATAGGGAAGGGCCGCCTCATACAGCCAGGTGAACCCTTCAGATTTGGGAATGATCTCGAACATCTCCTCGCCGATGTACACATGGTGGTAAATCGGCCGGCCGGCCACGGCGAAGATGCCGTTGACGAGGAAGTCCATGGCGTCGGGCACCCCTTTGAATCCACCTTCGTCGTAGATGTCGCTCATCTCGAAGAAGACCGGGGCCATCACCTCCCAGAACAAGCCCAGGTTGGCGTAGTAACTCATTTTGCGAACCTGCTCCAGGAACATCTCCGGGAACAAGGCATGCAGCCCGAGCATCAGGGGATTGCCCTTGAAGTAGGCCTTGATCGCCCGGTCGGCGTTGGCCTTGTAGACGTCGGTTTCGAGGTAGTCGTAGAAGCGGCCACCCATGCCCTGGTGCCACAGCATGGCCTCCATGCAGGCCTCGGCGAACTCCATGTTGATGCGGTCGTGCCACAAATGGTGGAGAAGTTTGGACATCGGGCGGGTCTCGCCCTTGGCCATGAACTCCAGCAGCTCGGGGTGGGCCGTGGCTGGACCCCGCCAGATGCGCAGCTTGGAATCGTCGCCGGCGTAGGAGTTGGGCAGATCCAGATACTCCTGGGTGGGGAAGTACTTGAAGGCCGGCAGGGGATCAAGGAACACCCGCTCGGCGATGTAGAGCAGGTCGCGCCAGTAGAAGTCCATCGGCACGGCATAGGCCTTGTAGATGCCGATGATCTGCATCAGGTTTTCCGGCGTGTCCGGCAACATCGAACCGCCGGCCTCCAGCCGATGGATCACCTCGGCGTAGGGATGCTGCGAAGGAGGGATCAGGGGCGGACGGGTGGTGGTTTCGGCCGCGGCGGTAGGCGGAGTCATGAGACGGGGACCTCCAGGGGGAAGGTGAGGGTGGCCGAAGCCAGGAAGGTCTGGGCGGGGGAGGGAGGAATCTGCTGGGCCCGCAGGGCCAGGGCTGCCGTACTGCTTTCACTCCAGCCCACCAGGGAGGTGGGCCAGAGCCCGCCCACCACCACGAGCACGGTGAGCACCATGGCGGGAAGCCGTTCCTGCCAGGTGGTGCTCTGCCAGTCGGCCCGTTCGTTGTCGAGTCGACCGAAGCCCACCCGATTGAACAGGCGCACGGCATAGACGGCCGTGAAGCCCGAGGCCACCAGGCAGATCAGGGTGGCTCTGGGGAAGGCCGTCCAGCTTCCTTCGAACACCAGCAACTCCGCCGGGAAACCGGCCAGGCCGGGGATGCCGGCGGCGGCCATCAGGGCGAGCAGGAGCATGCCCAGGGTGAAGGGCAGGCCCCGGTAAGGATTGAGCAGGCCGGAGAGCTCCGGGATGGAGGTGGTGCCCGTGCGGCGCTCGATCAGCCCCACCGTGGCGAACAGCAGGGCCACGATCAGGCCGTGGGCCAGCACCTGGGCCACGGCCCCCTGCAGACTCATCGGGGTGGCGGCCGCCAGGGCCAACACCAGCAGGCCCATGTGACCGAGGGAGCTGTAGGCCATCAGCCGGCGCATGTCGCGCTGGGCGATGGCGTTGAGGGCGCCGTAGACGGCACTCACCGCTCCGGCGGCAGCGATCCAGGGGGACCAGGCCATCCAGGTATCGGGCAGGAAGCCCACCCCAAAGCGCAGCAGACCGTAGGCACCGAGCTTGGCCACGGCTCCGCCCAGCAGCAT
Above is a genomic segment from Cyanobium sp. ATX 6F1 containing:
- a CDS encoding NADH-quinone oxidoreductase subunit M, whose product is MAPLVLPLLVALPLLAGVLLPLLPENRPVLVRSLAALAPGLQLVLALLCWWYPPADLHLAWLPKLGLSFDLGLDGLSLPLVVLSGLLTALAILASPADQLRPRLYFPLMLATNLGVVGAFLARNALLFVLAFELVLIPTTLLVAIWGGKRRAGAAIRYLIYGAVSGLSLLAGVLALGWFNANGFSFAYDDLMRAEITPRASAVILGLLLLGFGLKLPVVPLHGWQPLTYAEAPTPVVMLLGGAVAKLGAYGLLRFGVGFLPDTWMAWSPWIAAAGAVSAVYGALNAIAQRDMRRLMAYSSLGHMGLLVLALAAATPMSLQGAVAQVLAHGLIVALLFATVGLIERRTGTTSIPELSGLLNPYRGLPFTLGMLLLALMAAAGIPGLAGFPAELLVFEGSWTAFPRATLICLVASGFTAVYAVRLFNRVGFGRLDNERADWQSTTWQERLPAMVLTVLVVVGGLWPTSLVGWSESSTAALALRAQQIPPSPAQTFLASATLTFPLEVPVS
- a CDS encoding ferredoxin:protochlorophyllide reductase (ATP-dependent) subunit B, encoding MELTLWTYEGPPHVGAMRIATSMEGVHYVLHAPQGDTYADLLFTMIERRGRRPPVTYTTFQARDLGGDTAELVQRSIREAVARFRPEALLVGESCTAELIQDQPGALAAGMNLGVPMVSLELPAYSKKENWGAAETFYQLVRTLLKDQMPPPGTAKPSPSRWRAEGRRPRVNLLGPSLLGFRCRDDVLEITRLLGQHGIDVAVVAPLGARPADLIRLPSADANVCLYPEVAGPACSWLERSFGLPVVRTVPIGIGATADFLRELHAVLDLELPAELQATDGRPSEAERRSRLPWYSRSVDSTYLTGKRVFIFADATHAIAAARIASRELGFQVVGLGSYSREQAREVRAAAAELGLEALITDDYLAVEKAMGEAAAELVLGTQMERHSAKRLGLPCAVISSPLHVQDVPARYAPQMGWEGANVIFDSWVHPLMMGLEEHLIGMFRHDFEFVDGHRSHLGDGAPSMAPAVDQPPPGDAAAPGLEREATTATAVAIQAPPTVPGEPSWMPDGEAELAKIPFFVRGKVRKNTEAFARERGLALIDAETLYDAKAHFSR
- the bchL gene encoding ferredoxin:protochlorophyllide reductase (ATP-dependent) iron-sulfur ATP-binding protein, whose protein sequence is MTSTLIPPATTGPSNPREDGEGSLQVHQEPGMAIEEGALVIAVYGKGGIGKSTTSSNLSAAFSKLGKRVLQIGCDPKHDSTFTLTKKMVPTVIDILETVDFHTEELRPEDFVFEGYNGVMCVESGGPPAGTGCGGYVTGQTVKLLKEHHLLEDTDVVIFDVLGDVVCGGFAAPLQHANYCLIVTANDFDSIFAMNRIMQAINAKAKNYKVRLGGVIANRSEETDQIDKFNERTGLRTMAHFKTVDAIRRSRLKKCTIFEMESSPEVDAVQQEYLSLASKMLNDVEPLEAESLKDRDIFDLLGFD
- a CDS encoding protochlorophyllide reductase, with protein sequence MPAEPSTSPSTAAASGGGDAGNVLITGTTSGVGLNAVKALVDRGWTVVTANRDPVRAAAAANALGISPEHLHHLRIDLGDLNSVRIGVEALVNSLGFPLDALVINAAVYKPQLKEAERSPQGYEISMATNHFGHFLLIQMLLEELERSSHPSRRVVILGTVTANSKELGGKIPIPAPADLGDLSGFEKGFRAPIAMANGQPFKPGKAYKDSKLCNMITTQELHRRLHDSTGIVFSSLYPGCVADTPLFRNTPRLFQKIFPWFQKNITGGYITQALAGERVAQVVADPEFAVSGAHWSWGNRQKKGGKQFLQELSEKASDPRTAQRTWALSMKLVGWPEPAPPLPLPLGDSVESQQVKDVAVLQ
- a CDS encoding ferredoxin:protochlorophyllide reductase (ATP-dependent) subunit N, translating into MPPPELLKESGQREVFCGLTSIVWLHRRMPDAFFLVVGSRTCAHLVQSAAGVMIFAEPRFGTAILGERDLAGLADANEELDRLVKDLLERRPEIRTLFLVGSCPSEVIKLDLAKAAERLSAQLLGRVRVLNYSGSGIETTFTQGEDNALLAMMPLMASSDEEQLLIVGTLADAVEDRFRLIFERMGITTVRCLPPRRSTDLPPVGKGTRVLLAQPFLSATARALQHRGATLLQAPYPFGVEGSRDWMAAAAGAFGVPSARFVEVLDPLVERGRRALEPHRQVLAGKRLFLLPDSQMEIPLARFLARECGMELVEVGTPYLDRLLMAADLALLPAGTQLSEGQDVDRQLERVRAARPDLVLCGLGLANPLEAEGIATKWSIELVFSPIHGCDQAGDLAELFARPLRRRALLQLS
- the psaM gene encoding photosystem I reaction center subunit XII translates to MISSITQAEILIALVVAAHAGVLAVRLAVSLYKA
- a CDS encoding CO2 hydration protein — its product is MTPPTAAAETTTRPPLIPPSQHPYAEVIHRLEAGGSMLPDTPENLMQIIGIYKAYAVPMDFYWRDLLYIAERVFLDPLPAFKYFPTQEYLDLPNSYAGDDSKLRIWRGPATAHPELLEFMAKGETRPMSKLLHHLWHDRINMEFAEACMEAMLWHQGMGGRFYDYLETDVYKANADRAIKAYFKGNPLMLGLHALFPEMFLEQVRKMSYYANLGLFWEVMAPVFFEMSDIYDEGGFKGVPDAMDFLVNGIFAVAGRPIYHHVYIGEEMFEIIPKSEGFTWLYEAALPYVEAVFYRTAPFRGTKSYNAQAGQVPEVQADFHYGILYADVFPVGSAGIPPTLLMQDMLHFLPPYLTELYDQHKRGEADILIQLGVTFQRSMYNVTSAVIQALRCALLYPLDDTDPEHLMANRKFFEAQMDRFIRPEARLPQIQTQDYR
- a CDS encoding DUF2062 domain-containing protein, which codes for MRPGRRRSRFRRHLPAKVWLWKARRLLLWLWRQEGSRGQRTRGLAAGVFIGCFPFFGLQTLLGIALASLVRGNHLLAAAGTWVSNPFTSLPIYFLNFQVGSLLLGPGPAWPGGDILSHPDPMSLGWALTSRLMLGSTLVGLVAALICSGLFWRWLRHKERQHASVALNSLN
- a CDS encoding fasciclin domain-containing protein — translated: MANIIETAKGAGCFGTLLTAVEVAGLTGALESPGPFTVFAPVDEAFAALPPGTVQTLVDNVPQLARILKFHVLSGAHTRAELIDQPEWESLEGAPVPIRRAEPFEVKNATVVSADIVCDNGIVHVIDRVILPG